The nucleotide sequence CTTCGACGCGCTGCCGGACGGCGTGCACGTGAAGGTCGACGGCCCCGCCGGCACGCTGATCCGCGTACCCGATGCAGCCGGCCGCAAGCGCTATCTGTGGATCGGCCCGCGTGCCGAAGTCGACGCGCGCATCGCCGCGCTCGGCGGGTCGCTGCCGGTCGTGTCGCCGGCCGTCTGGGACTGGCTCGACATCCGCGCGGGCGAACCGCGCATCACGCAGCCGGCCGTCGAACAGTTCGTGCCGCAGATGGTCAACTTCGACGTGATCGGCGCCGTCAACTTTCGCAAAGGGTGCTACCCGGGCCAGGAAATCGTCGCGCGCAGCCAGTACCGCGGCACGATCAAGCGCCGCACGGCGCTCGCGCACGTCGCCGGCGAGACCGATACCGTGCATGCCGGCGTCGAGCTGTTCCACAGCGACGATCCCGGCCAGCCCTGCGGGATGATCGTCAACGCGGCGGCCGCGCCCGCGGGCGGTGTCGACGCGCTCGTCGAGATCAAGCTCGCCGCGCTCGACAGCGGCACGGTGCACCTCGGTGCGGCCGACGGCCCGGCGCTCGCGTTCGATACGCTGCCGTACGCGTGGCCGACGGAAGCGTGATGCACTGACAACCCGTTCGCGCGCCGGCTCGCGAGTCGC is from Burkholderia sp. HI2500 and encodes:
- the ygfZ gene encoding CAF17-like 4Fe-4S cluster assembly/insertion protein YgfZ codes for the protein MSTPFASPAVQAAPASLPVFPRPSAADFDAPGACMPLPQFGVIDVAGDDAATFLHSQLTNDIEHLDAASARLSGYCSPKGRLLGSFLTWRAGHGVRLLVSKDVQPAVQKRLSMFVLRAKAKLTDASDALAVVGFAGDVRDALSGIFDALPDGVHVKVDGPAGTLIRVPDAAGRKRYLWIGPRAEVDARIAALGGSLPVVSPAVWDWLDIRAGEPRITQPAVEQFVPQMVNFDVIGAVNFRKGCYPGQEIVARSQYRGTIKRRTALAHVAGETDTVHAGVELFHSDDPGQPCGMIVNAAAAPAGGVDALVEIKLAALDSGTVHLGAADGPALAFDTLPYAWPTEA